The following are encoded together in the Acetobacter vaccinii genome:
- a CDS encoding acyltransferase family protein — protein sequence MSLPRVQQFWKATFAKSLASPARRRDVDGLRGLAVLLVMFFHAGWIRGGFIGVDIFIVISGYFMGRSAFMQQPFRPERFVWRRLYRLLPALVCMVVLVSAGMLWWVLQSDRADIALNGAYALVYLSNIWASGHVGYFEGQSIAYPFLHTWSLSLEMQFYAIIFLVALLLPSLRRRRSALFAILGGSALCSLMALHVGDRQAYYSIFSRLWEFGLGTLIWFLPRLRCSAKVADGIYGAAVALIVACGVLFDLSAACPSFIVVLPCAATMLIIMLPETRARRVLEQLSPVGVISYSLYLWHWPVIVLAAYLFSIQPQGVIMAPVLGVACLAGLLSYIGVERPMLDYENTASPARCRGGAIALLGVCCLVAAVLAGVSFVSRVH from the coding sequence ATGTCCCTCCCTCGGGTTCAGCAGTTCTGGAAAGCAACATTTGCAAAAAGCCTGGCCTCGCCAGCGCGGCGGCGGGATGTTGACGGCCTGCGCGGGCTGGCGGTTCTGCTTGTCATGTTCTTTCATGCGGGCTGGATACGCGGCGGGTTTATTGGCGTTGACATTTTTATTGTCATTTCAGGCTATTTCATGGGGCGCTCCGCCTTCATGCAGCAGCCTTTCAGGCCCGAACGCTTTGTCTGGCGCCGCCTTTACAGGCTGCTGCCAGCGCTTGTGTGCATGGTGGTTCTGGTTTCGGCGGGCATGCTGTGGTGGGTGCTGCAAAGTGACAGGGCGGATATTGCGCTGAATGGTGCCTATGCGCTGGTGTACCTGTCCAACATCTGGGCCAGTGGGCATGTGGGGTATTTTGAAGGGCAGAGCATTGCCTACCCATTCCTGCACACATGGTCGCTGTCTCTGGAAATGCAGTTCTATGCCATCATCTTTCTGGTGGCGCTCCTTCTCCCCAGTCTGAGGCGGCGGCGGTCTGCCTTGTTTGCTATTCTGGGTGGATCAGCCCTGTGCAGTCTGATGGCGCTGCATGTGGGTGACAGACAGGCTTATTACAGCATTTTCTCCCGCCTGTGGGAGTTCGGGCTGGGCACCCTGATCTGGTTTCTGCCGCGGCTGCGCTGCTCGGCCAAGGTGGCAGACGGCATCTATGGCGCGGCTGTAGCACTTATTGTTGCCTGCGGTGTTCTGTTTGACTTGTCGGCGGCCTGTCCTTCCTTCATTGTTGTGCTGCCCTGTGCTGCGACCATGCTGATCATCATGCTGCCCGAAACGCGGGCCCGCAGGGTGCTGGAGCAACTCTCCCCCGTTGGGGTCATCTCGTATTCCCTCTATTTGTGGCACTGGCCTGTTATTGTGCTGGCGGCATATCTGTTCTCCATCCAGCCGCAGGGCGTCATTATGGCGCCTGTACTGGGTGTTGCCTGTCTTGCGGGCCTGCTCAGCTACATCGGGGTGGAACGCCCGATGCTTGATTACGAAAATACGGCTTCTCCCGCGCGTTGCCGTGGTGGAGCCATTGCACTGCTTGGTGTGTGCTGCCTTGTGGCGGCGGTTCTGGCGGGCGTGTCCTTTGTCTCGCGCGTGCATTAG
- a CDS encoding cellulose biosynthesis protein BcsC: MSNTNSSLFPRCVAAPCRTRQNFVLLGVLGAVWTASLSSGYAQTAPAGAAPSVGRTPTARTDASMFQQLMSETGYWLSQRRFDRAQDAVQRALDIQPRNAQALVLLGTVQKARGDMEGAQRTLAMLQASGAPVDMVDTLRTVIDAQPLDQAALAQARALAAEGKVFAAAQKYRALFPHGPPPDLALEYYGVLGATVLGYQEAVSKLDALLRRNPSDVDARLLFDRILTYRETSRAAGLDGLKRLARGDVPVRIRTQAQAAWRQALLWEPAIGATIPQYYEWLSQHPSDTEIAERLEKAREEQKRIDADTARMTGFQNYGNGQMAEAEQEFAKALAYNPKDAAALGGMALIAQNRHDWPQAQTMFQRAIEADPTTAEHWQTALDAMRKSMVAAPVTTVASTLPARINHEILTQNSAAARQDIARLAQEPGQQMTALLFRATLELREGHRDEAKEAYRSILMRSPRHAVALATLVDMLLQDGQLDEAEDVLRRAGDSRPDLAARLRNAQLVGEAEEAQDSSKRIALLQDAVQAAPQDAWTRLKLAQTLAESQRASEGQALMDGLLEQPHPQPAAIEAAAIYADGQNDFARARTLVDRLPQAQQSAAMQAIGQRAQAGLEVDRLAQEGTQGLDGLKALAQQPDPDGHRAPLLAEALLRQDAVDDAYNTLKRGEAEAPDMSPPSRRLGYAGLYLRLMAQRNDPALHQRVAQDVQRSLNAFDHDMQATDNVVTPAQKQVREQIEAGLVAMQADDMTRAGHASDARAYLASFVMQHPGAVQSRLAMGRAYAAEGRPERALAEDQVALQQDPDNSAALEAAVHDAVQAGKPELASTLEKRLSRTRPDTVETWRARAEIAQAAGDSRAQLAAEEQIRIAECAGRTDGTCDQKGILKPDYRWPQVDSSYRDLQGAMLPDAYHYLVQDSAAEEASRSVVYLRDSVSPQLDGNMFVRNRTGTAGLGQLTELAVPLTGSLPFGSWDHRVSFSITPTFLFTGNPLSNEGSNHQFGICSLVGTSGQCPSSFGHHYYVQGVGLNLQYVHHWFSANVGSSPLGFPIANVLGGVEFAPHLTRNLVLRLKGGRQMVTDSELSYAGMREPITGEKWGGVTRIQGHGTLEWGEPNWNVYAGGGFSYLEGTNVNDNTGVDVEAGGSAVVWKADNRQFLRTGLDFIYLNYRSNSYSFSWGQGGYFSPQGYYAIMLPLEWTGHYGRWTWLLRGEAGYQHYHSKASAFFPMNDGLQSLLNEYTSAQDVGGVAGNVRGRVVYQLTHKLRMGLEAGYSRAGSWSEISGMIMAHYAFDGL, translated from the coding sequence ATGTCCAATACTAACAGCAGCCTGTTCCCGCGTTGCGTGGCAGCGCCTTGCAGGACACGGCAGAACTTTGTGCTGCTTGGCGTGCTGGGTGCAGTGTGGACTGCCTCGCTGTCCAGCGGGTATGCGCAGACTGCGCCAGCAGGTGCCGCGCCCAGCGTGGGCCGTACACCCACCGCCCGGACCGATGCGTCCATGTTCCAGCAACTGATGTCAGAGACTGGCTACTGGCTGTCCCAGCGCCGTTTTGACCGGGCGCAGGATGCCGTGCAGAGGGCGCTGGACATTCAGCCCCGTAATGCTCAGGCGCTGGTACTGCTTGGCACTGTGCAGAAAGCACGGGGCGATATGGAAGGTGCCCAGCGGACCCTGGCCATGCTCCAGGCCTCTGGCGCGCCGGTGGATATGGTGGACACCCTGCGCACGGTCATCGACGCCCAGCCGCTGGATCAGGCGGCTCTGGCGCAGGCGCGTGCGCTGGCCGCCGAAGGCAAGGTGTTTGCCGCGGCACAGAAATACCGGGCGCTGTTCCCCCATGGGCCACCGCCCGATCTGGCTTTGGAATATTACGGTGTGCTGGGTGCCACAGTGCTGGGGTATCAGGAAGCCGTCAGCAAGCTGGATGCCCTGCTGCGGCGCAACCCTTCCGATGTGGACGCCCGGCTGCTGTTTGACCGTATTCTCACATACCGCGAAACATCGCGTGCTGCGGGTCTGGACGGGCTGAAGCGTCTTGCGCGGGGTGATGTGCCGGTTCGTATCCGCACACAGGCACAGGCCGCCTGGCGGCAGGCGCTGTTGTGGGAGCCCGCAATAGGCGCGACCATCCCTCAGTATTACGAGTGGCTGTCCCAGCACCCCAGCGATACGGAAATTGCCGAACGGCTTGAAAAAGCCAGAGAAGAACAAAAACGGATAGATGCCGACACCGCCCGTATGACCGGTTTTCAGAACTACGGAAACGGGCAGATGGCGGAGGCGGAGCAGGAATTCGCCAAGGCGCTGGCTTACAACCCCAAGGACGCGGCTGCCTTGGGCGGGATGGCGCTGATTGCCCAGAACCGGCATGACTGGCCGCAGGCCCAGACCATGTTCCAGCGTGCGATCGAGGCTGATCCAACCACGGCAGAACACTGGCAGACTGCGCTGGACGCCATGAGGAAGAGCATGGTCGCAGCGCCGGTGACAACGGTTGCCAGCACGCTGCCAGCGCGCATCAACCACGAAATTCTGACCCAGAACAGTGCCGCCGCCCGGCAGGATATTGCCCGCCTTGCGCAGGAGCCGGGGCAGCAGATGACAGCACTGCTCTTCCGCGCGACACTGGAACTGCGAGAAGGCCATAGAGACGAGGCAAAGGAAGCGTATCGCAGTATCCTCATGCGTTCGCCCAGGCATGCTGTAGCCCTGGCAACGCTGGTGGACATGCTGCTGCAGGACGGGCAACTGGACGAGGCAGAAGATGTTCTGCGCCGTGCGGGTGACAGCAGGCCCGACCTTGCCGCCCGCCTCCGTAACGCCCAACTGGTGGGTGAGGCGGAGGAGGCTCAGGATAGCAGCAAACGGATTGCCCTGTTGCAGGATGCCGTCCAAGCTGCCCCGCAGGATGCCTGGACCCGGCTGAAACTGGCGCAAACCCTGGCAGAAAGCCAACGTGCGAGCGAAGGTCAGGCTTTGATGGACGGCCTGCTGGAGCAACCCCACCCCCAGCCAGCGGCAATCGAAGCTGCGGCGATTTATGCTGATGGGCAGAATGATTTTGCCCGGGCGCGGACATTGGTTGATCGCCTGCCACAGGCCCAGCAAAGTGCGGCCATGCAGGCCATTGGCCAGCGCGCGCAGGCGGGGCTTGAGGTTGACCGTCTGGCGCAGGAAGGTACGCAGGGGCTCGATGGGCTGAAGGCACTGGCCCAGCAGCCTGACCCCGATGGGCACCGGGCCCCGCTGTTGGCCGAAGCCCTGTTGCGGCAGGATGCGGTGGATGACGCCTATAATACCCTCAAACGGGGTGAGGCCGAGGCCCCGGATATGTCCCCCCCGTCACGCAGGCTGGGATATGCCGGGCTGTATCTGCGGCTTATGGCCCAGCGGAACGATCCCGCCCTGCACCAGCGTGTCGCGCAGGATGTGCAGCGCAGCCTGAACGCGTTTGACCACGACATGCAGGCAACGGATAACGTTGTGACGCCGGCCCAGAAACAGGTGCGTGAGCAGATCGAGGCCGGGCTTGTGGCCATGCAGGCTGATGATATGACCCGCGCAGGCCATGCCAGCGATGCCCGGGCCTATCTTGCCTCCTTTGTCATGCAGCATCCGGGGGCAGTCCAGTCCCGTCTGGCTATGGGCCGCGCTTATGCTGCGGAGGGGCGGCCCGAGCGCGCACTGGCGGAAGATCAGGTTGCGTTACAGCAGGACCCCGATAATAGCGCAGCGCTGGAAGCCGCCGTGCATGACGCGGTGCAGGCTGGCAAGCCGGAACTGGCCAGCACACTGGAGAAGCGCCTGTCCCGTACCCGCCCAGACACGGTGGAGACATGGCGTGCCCGGGCGGAAATCGCACAGGCAGCAGGGGATTCCCGTGCGCAGCTTGCGGCGGAAGAGCAGATACGTATTGCGGAATGTGCAGGCCGCACCGATGGTACCTGCGACCAGAAGGGTATTCTCAAACCGGATTATCGGTGGCCGCAGGTTGATAGCTCCTACCGGGACCTGCAAGGGGCCATGCTGCCCGATGCCTACCACTATCTGGTGCAGGACAGTGCTGCGGAGGAGGCCAGCCGATCGGTCGTCTATCTGCGGGATTCAGTCTCTCCCCAGCTTGATGGCAACATGTTTGTGCGTAACCGTACCGGCACGGCCGGGCTGGGGCAGTTGACGGAACTGGCAGTACCTCTGACAGGCAGCCTGCCGTTTGGGTCGTGGGACCACAGGGTCTCCTTTTCCATCACACCGACATTCCTGTTTACGGGCAATCCATTGTCCAACGAGGGGTCAAACCATCAGTTTGGCATCTGCTCGCTGGTGGGGACATCGGGGCAGTGCCCGTCTTCCTTCGGGCACCATTATTATGTGCAGGGGGTGGGGCTGAACCTTCAGTATGTCCATCATTGGTTCAGCGCCAATGTGGGCTCGTCCCCGCTGGGCTTTCCCATTGCCAATGTGCTGGGTGGGGTTGAATTTGCCCCGCATCTGACACGCAACCTCGTCCTGCGCCTGAAAGGCGGGCGGCAGATGGTGACGGATAGTGAACTGTCCTACGCCGGTATGCGCGAGCCCATAACGGGTGAAAAATGGGGTGGTGTGACCCGTATTCAGGGCCACGGCACGCTGGAATGGGGCGAGCCGAACTGGAACGTGTATGCAGGCGGCGGCTTTTCCTATCTGGAAGGCACGAATGTCAATGACAACACGGGGGTTGATGTCGAGGCTGGTGGCAGTGCCGTGGTCTGGAAGGCTGACAACCGCCAGTTCCTGCGTACTGGGTTGGACTTTATCTATCTGAATTATCGGTCCAACAGCTATTCCTTCAGCTGGGGGCAGGGTGGTTACTTCTCGCCTCAGGGGTATTACGCCATCATGCTGCCGCTGGAATGGACGGGCCATTATGGCCGCTGGACATGGCTGCTGCGGGGTGAGGCTGGCTACCAGCATTACCACTCCAAGGCGTCGGCATTCTTCCCCATGAATGATGGTCTGCAATCCCTGTTGAATGAATATACCAGTGCGCAGGACGTTGGCGGCGTTGCGGGTAATGTGCGGGGCCGGGTTGTGTACCAGCTTACCCACAAGCTGCGGATGGGGCTGGAGGCTGGCTACAGCCGTGCCGGCAGTTGGTCTGAAATATCGGGCATGATCATGGCGCATTATGCGTTTGATGGTCTCTAA
- a CDS encoding SGNH/GDSL hydrolase family protein: MSALLAGLTVLIIGDSHVTFKDSLLTLLPDAYVSAGAKVVTYGVCSSTAADWVVPNPNNGCGAAQRIGNAPVGDAVMKPTSPPPIASLLEKWHPNVVMVVLGDTMAAYGQSEMSKNWVDEQVKTLTSSLGDAACIWVGPTWGEFSPRYGKTDKRAQEMAGFLKTEVSPCTYVDGTQLMAQGSVKTIDGVHPTAASYRQWGDAILAQTMPMLEKLKKN; encoded by the coding sequence ATGAGTGCGCTTCTGGCTGGGCTGACAGTGCTGATTATTGGTGACAGTCACGTCACGTTTAAGGATTCCCTGCTGACACTCCTGCCGGATGCCTATGTCAGCGCAGGTGCCAAAGTGGTGACATACGGTGTCTGCTCCTCCACAGCGGCAGACTGGGTCGTGCCTAATCCCAACAATGGCTGTGGCGCAGCGCAGCGGATTGGCAACGCTCCGGTTGGAGATGCGGTGATGAAGCCGACATCCCCGCCGCCGATCGCCTCCCTGCTGGAAAAGTGGCACCCCAATGTTGTCATGGTGGTGCTGGGTGACACAATGGCGGCCTATGGCCAGAGCGAGATGTCCAAAAACTGGGTGGATGAACAGGTGAAAACCCTGACCTCCAGCCTGGGTGATGCAGCCTGTATCTGGGTGGGGCCAACCTGGGGGGAATTCAGCCCCCGTTACGGCAAGACCGATAAACGGGCGCAGGAAATGGCAGGCTTTCTGAAAACGGAAGTATCTCCCTGCACCTATGTGGACGGCACACAGCTTATGGCGCAGGGCAGTGTCAAAACCATTGACGGTGTACACCCGACCGCTGCCAGCTACCGGCAGTGGGGTGATGCCATTCTGGCGCAGACCATGCCCATGCTTGAGAAGCTGAAGAAAAACTGA
- a CDS encoding SGNH/GDSL hydrolase family protein produces the protein MKRVVYGMGMVAALLGGMGAVPSRAANCPVGGAIPCIPAADTTAGLLARSPGVGDDAQDGHAVGDLWQVGGRVWQAVSVQPGAAQWQMLPDTTLPGDVFGTRTRFAGGTVRLVRGYVGPALDVEVTHQGQQQTRTLNLTAQGGLDTAPLQERDPGTYAFVTRVYDQSGHGHALEATAGRHVVHIGEVRIAGAEAMSWGEANGPGGFVIPADMRLDTSGFFFSTLGTYASSNAGYAAYPVPLVLGQEGLGFKVFFGSYSLDGFVHVADNASPDQKLDLVVNNAPAMFSVWRQGTAMRVRSGNIHAMGQNLASAAALAGGYLGYNADGGPWFSQGRNTGQWTGVVLADHISDPEQVSHFQAAVARQINAMPQVRRTVVTIGDSRTEGYQVPDGRNWPWLMQANMRYQSYNLAVSGATTRHMLGMLPAAARVAVHAGERVAVVFGGFNDHIQKTAIPYEETVENLGQIVSQLQGMKYHVVLVEEAASDSVLRAQLHAAVQDGRIRPDSVVDPFAPGHPLADPSNPQYWVGDMTHPSALGQAELARCIWRAVSVYFPERRP, from the coding sequence ATGAAACGGGTAGTGTACGGCATGGGCATGGTGGCTGCTCTGCTGGGGGGCATGGGTGCCGTGCCCTCGCGGGCGGCCAACTGCCCCGTTGGTGGGGCCATACCCTGTATTCCTGCTGCGGACACAACAGCAGGGCTGCTCGCTCGCTCCCCGGGTGTTGGGGATGATGCCCAAGATGGCCATGCGGTGGGCGACCTGTGGCAGGTTGGTGGGCGTGTCTGGCAGGCGGTATCCGTGCAGCCTGGGGCGGCACAGTGGCAAATGCTGCCCGATACAACCCTGCCGGGAGATGTCTTTGGCACCCGGACCCGTTTTGCAGGGGGGACTGTCCGGCTGGTGCGCGGCTATGTCGGCCCCGCGCTGGATGTGGAAGTAACCCATCAGGGCCAGCAGCAAACACGGACCTTGAACCTTACCGCACAGGGCGGGTTGGATACGGCCCCCCTGCAGGAGCGTGACCCCGGCACCTATGCGTTTGTAACGCGGGTATATGACCAGTCAGGACACGGTCATGCGCTGGAGGCGACAGCAGGCAGGCACGTTGTCCATATTGGCGAAGTCCGGATTGCGGGAGCCGAGGCCATGTCCTGGGGGGAGGCCAATGGCCCCGGCGGTTTTGTCATACCAGCCGATATGCGGCTGGATACCAGCGGCTTCTTTTTTAGCACATTAGGTACCTATGCCTCGTCCAATGCGGGGTATGCCGCGTACCCTGTGCCGCTTGTGCTGGGGCAGGAAGGGCTGGGCTTCAAGGTCTTTTTTGGCAGCTATTCTCTGGATGGTTTTGTCCATGTTGCCGACAATGCCTCCCCGGATCAGAAGCTGGATCTGGTGGTCAACAATGCCCCGGCGATGTTTTCCGTCTGGCGGCAGGGTACTGCCATGCGGGTGAGGTCGGGCAACATCCACGCTATGGGGCAGAACCTTGCTTCTGCCGCAGCCCTTGCCGGTGGGTACCTGGGGTACAATGCCGATGGCGGACCATGGTTCAGCCAGGGGCGTAATACAGGACAGTGGACCGGGGTTGTTCTGGCAGACCATATCAGCGATCCGGAGCAGGTCAGCCATTTTCAGGCGGCTGTGGCCCGGCAGATCAATGCCATGCCGCAGGTGCGCCGTACGGTTGTGACCATTGGTGACAGCCGGACAGAAGGCTATCAAGTGCCTGATGGCCGCAACTGGCCATGGCTGATGCAGGCTAATATGCGCTACCAGAGCTATAATCTGGCGGTATCCGGCGCAACCACGCGGCATATGCTGGGCATGCTGCCTGCCGCAGCCCGTGTGGCAGTCCACGCGGGGGAACGGGTGGCAGTCGTTTTCGGTGGCTTTAACGACCACATTCAGAAAACCGCTATCCCGTATGAGGAAACAGTGGAGAATCTGGGCCAGATTGTCAGCCAGTTGCAGGGTATGAAATACCATGTCGTGCTGGTGGAGGAGGCGGCGTCAGACTCAGTTCTGCGCGCGCAACTTCACGCCGCAGTACAGGACGGGCGCATCCGGCCTGACAGCGTGGTGGACCCCTTTGCTCCCGGACACCCTCTGGCAGACCCCTCCAACCCGCAATACTGGGTGGGAGACATGACCCATCCTTCCGCTCTGGGTCAGGCGGAACTGGCACGGTGCATCTGGCGTGCTGTCAGTGTGTATTTTCCTGAAAGGCGACCATGA
- a CDS encoding cellulose biosynthesis cyclic di-GMP-binding regulatory protein BcsB, which yields MNAASRRGWCRGACAVVAWAILVGHAKAQVASSQDSAPYEVPERPSAPLAPTDVSRNAQPVAALGAPSPVAQASYNQAPAPVAAVTRPQAGVVPPAPPAYVPPPVSAPSAVPAPMPQAGLVDPAGQTSAPPPPSVPAYAPAQSAGFAPAPAVPAPQQAAPPVAAPAPAYAAAPEQPAPVVDPAYPEAAALPAPLPPAPVINPAARHEITRTMTFRELGITTPMTLRGFSPLQGFDIPVPADEVVTRAQVVIDGALSPSLLPEASSLTLTLNEQYVGTVKVDPQNSRFGPLAFDLDPIFFTGLNRLNFHFAGEYRRDCNDLHNGVLWARVSDLSKVIITTMQLPPVRKLSRLPAPFFDPNLRHVVRVPFVFPHVNGQNSLKAGGIVASWLGRLAEARGVSFPVSNTLPMSGNAVEVGENIPVDDRGSMPAGPTVLEVANPHDNWGTILVVTGRNQREVEIAARVLVFSPDTLGDVSSRVVEDVALAPRKPYDAPAFVPTDRVVRFGEIMPATALQRQGSAPLGIDIPFSLPPDLFSWRQRTFPVKLWVRTPADAAFEHDGSRLDVSLNTSYLESFPLFENTVWKQWGLQVSGPHVGALGVRAGLPPLLLFGQNRLSLDFNVRPIDRGACRRVDEDFVAEVDSDSSFDFRGSYHYTTLPNLTYFAGSAFPFSRMADYSETAVVMPSQPDSGVANAFLNLMGFLGASTHYPVAGIQLVSSDDVSRLTPARDIIFLSTIDQVGPARELLTGSAYEINGQRVRLGQRTMLDGIWYLFQNLGLGGEEKGATPALNAPIANAGLLIGGESPYVSHRSVVAVLGDTPQQLVQMVDSLRDKQSLPAMQGDLVIRNGARLTYYRNSRQYAVGTLPRWIRLELYLQSHLLLLCLISLAGVALMGTGAMALLKARARRRLHNVPSSDDTSASS from the coding sequence TTGAACGCTGCTTCGCGCCGAGGCTGGTGCCGTGGTGCCTGTGCTGTTGTGGCATGGGCTATTCTTGTTGGTCATGCCAAAGCACAGGTTGCGTCATCGCAGGACTCTGCCCCTTATGAAGTGCCAGAGCGGCCCAGCGCGCCGCTGGCTCCCACGGATGTATCGCGCAACGCGCAGCCAGTAGCGGCACTGGGTGCCCCTTCGCCGGTTGCGCAGGCTTCTTACAATCAGGCTCCAGCTCCGGTCGCAGCAGTTACGCGCCCCCAGGCAGGCGTGGTGCCCCCTGCGCCCCCGGCCTATGTGCCACCTCCGGTTTCTGCTCCTTCAGCCGTGCCTGCGCCCATGCCGCAGGCGGGGCTGGTTGACCCGGCAGGTCAGACGTCCGCACCGCCTCCGCCGTCCGTTCCGGCTTATGCGCCAGCCCAGTCAGCAGGGTTTGCCCCGGCACCCGCAGTGCCCGCACCACAGCAGGCTGCCCCTCCGGTGGCGGCTCCCGCACCTGCTTACGCAGCAGCGCCTGAACAGCCTGCCCCCGTGGTCGATCCGGCTTACCCCGAAGCGGCTGCATTGCCTGCTCCGCTGCCTCCTGCCCCCGTTATAAACCCGGCAGCCCGGCATGAAATCACCCGGACAATGACCTTCCGGGAACTGGGCATTACCACGCCCATGACATTGCGGGGCTTTTCGCCGCTACAGGGTTTTGACATTCCCGTTCCGGCGGACGAGGTCGTAACCCGTGCGCAGGTAGTTATAGATGGCGCTCTGTCGCCCTCCCTGCTGCCCGAGGCCAGCAGCCTGACGCTGACCCTGAACGAGCAGTATGTCGGCACCGTCAAGGTGGACCCGCAGAACTCCCGCTTTGGGCCGCTTGCGTTTGATCTGGACCCTATATTCTTTACTGGCCTGAACCGGCTGAACTTCCATTTTGCGGGTGAATACAGGCGCGACTGTAACGACCTGCATAATGGTGTGCTGTGGGCCCGCGTGTCCGACCTGTCCAAGGTCATTATCACCACCATGCAACTGCCGCCTGTGCGCAAGCTGTCGCGGCTGCCTGCACCGTTCTTTGACCCTAACCTGCGGCATGTTGTGCGGGTGCCGTTTGTGTTCCCGCATGTGAATGGCCAGAACTCGCTCAAGGCCGGTGGTATTGTGGCCTCCTGGCTGGGCAGACTGGCAGAGGCACGGGGCGTGTCCTTCCCGGTCTCCAACACCCTGCCTATGTCGGGGAACGCTGTGGAAGTGGGCGAGAATATTCCTGTCGATGACAGGGGTAGCATGCCCGCAGGCCCGACCGTGCTGGAAGTGGCCAACCCGCATGACAACTGGGGTACCATCCTTGTCGTGACCGGACGCAACCAGCGCGAAGTGGAAATTGCGGCCCGTGTGCTGGTGTTTTCGCCTGATACGCTGGGTGATGTCTCATCCCGCGTGGTGGAAGATGTCGCCCTTGCACCGCGCAAGCCTTATGACGCCCCCGCATTTGTGCCAACAGACCGTGTTGTGCGCTTTGGGGAAATAATGCCCGCAACCGCGTTGCAGCGGCAGGGCAGTGCCCCGTTGGGGATCGACATTCCCTTCAGCCTGCCGCCCGATCTGTTTAGCTGGCGGCAGCGTACGTTCCCGGTCAAGCTGTGGGTGCGTACTCCTGCGGATGCCGCGTTTGAGCATGATGGCTCACGCTTGGATGTGTCGCTCAATACGTCTTATCTGGAAAGCTTCCCGCTGTTTGAAAACACGGTGTGGAAACAGTGGGGTTTGCAGGTTTCCGGCCCGCATGTCGGGGCTCTGGGTGTGCGTGCTGGCCTGCCGCCGCTTCTGCTGTTTGGGCAGAACCGCCTGTCGCTCGACTTCAACGTCCGTCCGATCGACCGTGGGGCCTGCCGCCGTGTGGACGAGGACTTCGTGGCCGAAGTGGATTCGGATTCTTCCTTCGATTTTCGGGGAAGTTACCATTACACCACACTGCCTAACCTGACGTATTTTGCGGGCTCGGCCTTTCCGTTCTCCCGTATGGCCGATTATTCGGAAACAGCGGTGGTCATGCCGTCGCAGCCTGACAGCGGCGTTGCAAATGCGTTCCTGAATCTGATGGGCTTTCTGGGGGCTTCTACCCATTATCCGGTGGCCGGAATCCAGCTTGTTTCCAGTGATGATGTCAGCCGCCTGACCCCGGCGCGCGATATCATCTTTCTTTCCACCATCGATCAGGTCGGTCCCGCGCGGGAACTGCTGACCGGCTCTGCTTACGAGATCAACGGTCAGCGTGTCAGGCTGGGTCAGCGGACGATGCTTGATGGTATCTGGTACCTTTTCCAGAACCTGGGTCTGGGTGGGGAAGAAAAGGGGGCAACCCCTGCACTCAATGCCCCGATTGCCAATGCCGGTCTGCTGATTGGCGGTGAATCACCCTATGTCAGCCATCGTTCGGTCGTGGCGGTGCTGGGTGACACCCCGCAGCAGCTTGTGCAGATGGTGGATAGCCTGCGCGATAAGCAATCCCTGCCTGCCATGCAGGGTGACCTTGTCATCCGCAATGGGGCACGGCTGACTTATTATCGTAACTCCCGCCAGTATGCGGTTGGCACATTGCCGCGCTGGATCAGGCTGGAGCTGTATCTGCAATCCCACCTGCTGCTGCTGTGCCTGATCTCGCTCGCGGGTGTTGCCCTTATGGGCACAGGGGCCATGGCCCTGCTGAAGGCGCGTGCGCGGCGGCGTCTGCATAATGTTCCTTCATCGGATGATACATCGGCCAGTTCCTGA